The Corynebacterium poyangense genome includes a window with the following:
- a CDS encoding AEC family transporter, with protein sequence MSGVLTGFAIIGAVIFSGYLLARKNIIGPGDARLMLNRVAFYAATPALLFSVVSQSNPEELFSPVIGVSFLATFLSGGLFWVLSRLFFPTDLATTAMGAGAASYVNSNNIGLPVSIFVIGTGAYVAPILVIQLIFFTPLMLAALTLAGSAHGSFRTVLSSIKSAILTPIVLASLLGVLFCLMHWQLPEVILRPCEILGGASIPLILISFGASLVNSTVLDHAEYRPAIFCATVVKLLIMPTIAGILAWAVGLTGIEFYAAVVLAALPTAQNVYNYAATYQKGIIVARDTVFLTTFLALPVMLLIAWLYGP encoded by the coding sequence ATGTCAGGAGTTCTCACTGGTTTTGCGATTATTGGGGCAGTGATTTTCTCCGGTTATCTACTAGCTAGAAAAAACATCATTGGCCCCGGCGACGCTCGATTAATGCTTAATCGGGTTGCCTTTTATGCCGCCACCCCGGCACTGCTCTTCTCTGTTGTCTCCCAATCCAACCCAGAAGAGTTGTTCTCCCCGGTTATCGGAGTCAGTTTCCTCGCCACCTTCCTCAGCGGAGGACTGTTCTGGGTGCTTTCTCGACTCTTCTTCCCTACCGATCTAGCCACCACCGCAATGGGCGCAGGAGCCGCCAGCTACGTCAACTCCAATAACATCGGCCTACCAGTCAGCATCTTCGTTATCGGAACCGGCGCCTATGTCGCCCCCATCTTGGTCATCCAACTGATATTTTTCACCCCACTCATGTTAGCGGCCCTCACCCTCGCCGGTTCCGCTCATGGTTCTTTCCGAACAGTCCTCAGCTCCATAAAATCCGCCATCCTCACCCCCATCGTCCTGGCCTCTCTCCTCGGCGTGTTGTTCTGCCTGATGCATTGGCAACTGCCTGAAGTCATCCTACGCCCCTGCGAAATCCTCGGCGGTGCCTCCATCCCGCTGATTCTCATCAGCTTTGGCGCTTCCCTCGTCAATTCCACGGTCCTCGATCACGCCGAATATCGCCCAGCAATCTTCTGCGCCACCGTCGTGAAACTTCTCATCATGCCAACCATCGCCGGCATCCTCGCCTGGGCCGTCGGACTAACCGGCATAGAGTTCTATGCTGCCGTGGTATTAGCCGCACTACCTACTGCTCAAAATGTGTATAACTATGCCGCTACCTATCAAAAAGGAATAATCGTAGCGCGAGACACGGTCTTTTTAACTACTTTCTTAGCGCTGCCAGTCATGCTTCTCATCGCCTGGCTCTATGGCCCCTAG
- a CDS encoding helix-turn-helix domain-containing protein, whose product MSGPRRKLGKPAGNIPELLALGEQIAECRRSQGRLQNDVAADAGVSRSTLHTIEHGGSGVRWEKIAAVCKALGLTLRLEEN is encoded by the coding sequence ATGTCTGGCCCTCGCCGGAAATTAGGCAAGCCCGCTGGCAATATCCCAGAGCTTTTGGCTCTGGGAGAGCAAATAGCGGAGTGTCGTCGAAGCCAGGGGCGGTTACAAAATGATGTCGCCGCAGATGCTGGAGTTTCTCGTTCCACCTTGCACACCATTGAGCACGGGGGATCGGGTGTACGTTGGGAAAAAATAGCAGCAGTTTGCAAAGCGTTGGGGCTCACTCTGAGACTAGAGGAGAATTAG
- a CDS encoding alkene reductase — MSQESALYQPFKLGNLELANRVVMAPLTRLRADPDGTPNSLMAQYYRQRAGCGLIISEGTWPVQEGRTWSTQPGIATEQHIAGWRAVSDAVHAEGGKIFMQIMHGGRISHPQLSGSGRIVAPSAYAAPGMIRLPDGSKASYPVPQALTSSEIPEIISQFALGARNAMEAGMDGVQIHGANGYLVHQFFSPSTNERSDVYGGSPENRARFGVELVRAVAHAIGAEHTAIRLSPEHNMQGALEEDPELTAQTYTYFAAEISDLPLSHIEVLHHDPDSDLVQNIRRESGAPLIVNTGFNNPSTRESAENLVSTQVCDAVSVGRYVIANPDLVQRWQNKRTITEPDTSTFYIGGPRGYIDYPRI; from the coding sequence ATGTCCCAGGAATCAGCGCTATATCAGCCCTTCAAACTCGGAAATCTAGAATTAGCCAATCGGGTAGTCATGGCTCCGCTGACGCGGCTTCGGGCGGATCCCGATGGCACCCCCAATAGCCTCATGGCTCAATATTATCGGCAGCGCGCCGGGTGCGGGCTGATTATCAGCGAAGGAACCTGGCCGGTTCAAGAAGGTCGAACCTGGTCCACTCAACCCGGTATTGCAACAGAACAGCACATAGCGGGATGGCGGGCCGTTAGCGATGCCGTTCATGCTGAAGGCGGCAAAATCTTCATGCAGATTATGCACGGAGGTCGGATTTCTCACCCCCAGCTAAGCGGAAGTGGGCGCATTGTGGCCCCTAGCGCCTATGCCGCCCCAGGGATGATCCGATTACCCGATGGTTCCAAGGCTAGCTATCCCGTTCCACAAGCGCTGACTAGCTCAGAAATTCCAGAGATCATCAGCCAGTTTGCCCTGGGCGCGCGCAATGCTATGGAGGCTGGAATGGACGGCGTGCAGATTCACGGGGCCAATGGCTACCTAGTGCACCAGTTTTTTAGCCCCAGCACCAATGAGCGCAGTGATGTTTATGGCGGCAGTCCAGAGAATCGGGCTCGGTTTGGCGTCGAGCTCGTCAGGGCAGTGGCTCATGCCATTGGGGCGGAACACACCGCTATCCGGCTCTCTCCGGAACACAATATGCAGGGCGCCTTGGAAGAGGATCCTGAGTTAACCGCCCAGACATATACGTACTTCGCTGCGGAGATTTCCGACCTCCCGCTCAGTCATATTGAGGTGCTTCACCATGATCCGGACTCGGATTTAGTGCAAAATATCCGACGTGAATCCGGCGCCCCACTGATAGTGAATACTGGTTTCAATAACCCGAGTACCAGGGAAAGCGCGGAAAATTTGGTGTCTACCCAGGTCTGTGATGCGGTTTCGGTGGGGAGATATGTGATAGCCAATCCGGATTTGGTTCAGCGATGGCAAAATAAAAGGACTATAACTGAACCTGACACTTCCACTTTTTACATCGGTGGACCACGAGGATATATCGATTATCCCCGGATCTAA
- a CDS encoding o-succinylbenzoate synthase codes for MTDLPRLDEIIDRLHVVALPLRVQFRGIKVREAALIEGPCGWGEFAPFAEYQPPETSAWLASALESAFCELPAPQRQWVEVNATIPAVAPELVPDLVARYPGCRTFKVKVAEHGQTLADDCARVAEVRREVPGAIIRVDANRGWSVAEAVAAAENLGELDYLEQPCYSVSELVQLREELRSRGISTRVAADESIRRSDDPYGIAQSKAADVAVLKVPPLGGVRRMLHIAQHLHAHQMHVTVASALDTGVGLYPGLLAAANQPVLQEGRYPAAGLATQELFLEDIVPPLELSDGYVPVIRQTPEPERLAEFRGTPTQREHWIQRISAAYARLNEMSSIPRDL; via the coding sequence ATGACTGATCTGCCTCGGCTCGATGAGATAATTGACCGGCTCCATGTGGTGGCCTTACCGCTGCGGGTCCAATTCCGCGGAATCAAGGTACGGGAGGCCGCACTCATTGAGGGACCCTGCGGGTGGGGAGAATTTGCTCCCTTTGCGGAATACCAGCCCCCAGAAACCTCCGCCTGGTTAGCCAGCGCGCTAGAGTCTGCTTTTTGTGAATTGCCTGCCCCTCAACGGCAGTGGGTTGAGGTCAACGCCACTATTCCCGCGGTAGCCCCGGAGCTGGTTCCCGATCTAGTGGCACGATATCCGGGGTGCCGCACTTTTAAAGTGAAAGTAGCAGAGCACGGGCAAACTTTAGCTGATGATTGTGCCCGGGTAGCAGAGGTACGACGGGAAGTTCCCGGGGCAATCATCAGGGTCGATGCCAACCGAGGTTGGAGTGTCGCAGAAGCAGTGGCTGCCGCTGAAAACCTTGGAGAATTGGATTACCTGGAACAACCTTGTTATTCGGTTTCGGAGTTAGTCCAGTTACGAGAAGAGCTACGTTCCCGTGGGATTTCCACTCGAGTAGCCGCTGATGAATCTATTAGGCGTAGTGATGATCCTTATGGGATAGCCCAGTCGAAAGCTGCTGACGTGGCGGTGCTTAAAGTTCCACCTCTGGGTGGGGTGCGACGGATGCTCCACATTGCGCAACACCTCCACGCTCATCAGATGCACGTCACGGTGGCGAGTGCACTGGATACGGGGGTGGGACTCTATCCGGGACTACTAGCCGCAGCTAACCAGCCGGTTCTTCAGGAAGGGCGGTATCCAGCTGCTGGTTTAGCTACTCAGGAGCTTTTCTTGGAAGACATTGTCCCACCGTTGGAATTGTCCGACGGCTACGTGCCGGTGATTCGCCAAACCCCGGAGCCAGAACGTTTAGCCGAGTTTCGCGGAACACCAACTCAGCGAGAGCATTGGATTCAGCGAATAAGCGCTGCTTATGCTCGGCTTAATGAGATGTCATCAATTCCGCGAGATCTTTGA
- a CDS encoding 1,4-dihydroxy-2-naphthoate polyprenyltransferase has translation MTFSHWLAGARPRTWLNAFAPVIAGSAAAGWTGGFSWWRAILALIVAWALVAGVNFANDYSDGIRGTDTDRSGPLRLTACGAVPPATVKRAAFGCFLVAAAAGITLSLVSSPWLILLGAACIFGAWFYTGGKHPYGYHGLGEVAVFLFFGLVAVLGTQFTQAHQVSLAGLFLAIGVGSISSAVNLANNLRDIPTDSQSGKTTLAVILGDQRTRKVLAILVFLPLLMSVFLCVSTTWWTLLGVVYLPFAIQALAPVRHGKTGKDLIPLIGTVGRAMLIWSLANSLGLYLGMLN, from the coding sequence ATGACTTTTTCCCACTGGTTAGCCGGAGCTAGGCCTCGCACCTGGCTCAATGCCTTCGCCCCTGTTATTGCCGGAAGCGCAGCCGCTGGGTGGACAGGAGGATTTTCTTGGTGGCGCGCCATCTTGGCGCTCATTGTGGCCTGGGCTCTAGTGGCAGGAGTTAACTTCGCCAATGACTACTCTGATGGGATCCGAGGCACCGATACCGACCGTTCCGGACCACTAAGACTCACTGCGTGTGGGGCAGTTCCTCCCGCGACAGTGAAACGAGCAGCCTTTGGGTGCTTCCTCGTAGCCGCTGCAGCCGGCATCACACTGAGCTTGGTGAGCTCACCCTGGCTTATCCTCCTTGGGGCAGCTTGTATTTTCGGGGCATGGTTTTATACCGGAGGTAAACATCCCTATGGTTATCACGGATTAGGAGAAGTAGCTGTTTTCCTCTTCTTTGGATTAGTTGCTGTATTAGGAACTCAATTTACTCAGGCACACCAAGTGTCATTAGCTGGATTATTTTTAGCAATCGGTGTGGGAAGCATTTCTTCAGCCGTTAACTTAGCTAATAATTTGCGAGATATTCCCACTGATTCTCAATCTGGGAAAACTACGCTTGCTGTTATTCTAGGAGATCAACGCACCAGAAAAGTCCTAGCTATCTTGGTATTTCTGCCGCTCCTCATGTCCGTATTTCTTTGCGTTTCTACGACGTGGTGGACTTTATTGGGAGTAGTTTATTTACCCTTCGCAATTCAAGCCTTAGCACCGGTGCGCCACGGAAAAACAGGGAAAGATCTCATTCCCCTTATTGGAACCGTCGGAAGAGCCATGCTGATATGGTCTTTAGCTAATTCTCTTGGGTTATATTTAGGCATGTTAAACTAA
- a CDS encoding 1,4-dihydroxy-2-naphthoyl-CoA synthase encodes MTHSTSQPFNPELWTPVPGFEDLTDITFHRHRGDGRAHGIMRIAFDRPEVRNAFRPHTVDELYRALDYARRSPDVGVILLTGNGPSEKDGGWAFCSGGDQRIRGRSGYQYARSHQHDDAVAGAEGVDEARTKAEGGRLHILEVQRLIRTMPKVVIAVVNGWAAGGGHSLHVVCDLTIASRQEARFKQTDADVGSFDAGYGSAYLAKMVGQKFAREIFFLGRSYDAETMHRMGAVNIVADHADLEDEAIAVAREINGKSPTAQRMLKFAFNLVDDGLMGQQVFAGEATRLAYMTDEALEGRDSFLEKREPRWEEFPFYY; translated from the coding sequence ATGACGCATAGCACTAGCCAACCGTTTAATCCGGAGTTATGGACTCCCGTTCCTGGTTTTGAGGATCTCACAGACATCACGTTCCATCGCCATCGCGGCGACGGCCGCGCTCATGGGATTATGCGGATCGCCTTTGACCGGCCGGAGGTCCGTAATGCTTTCCGCCCGCACACTGTCGATGAGTTGTATCGGGCCCTTGATTATGCCCGACGTTCCCCTGACGTGGGGGTCATCTTGTTGACCGGGAATGGCCCTAGTGAAAAAGATGGTGGCTGGGCGTTTTGTTCTGGTGGTGATCAACGAATTCGAGGACGCTCTGGGTATCAGTACGCTCGGAGTCACCAGCATGATGACGCAGTTGCTGGGGCCGAGGGAGTAGATGAAGCTCGGACTAAAGCCGAAGGGGGACGGCTTCATATCCTCGAAGTCCAACGCCTGATCAGAACCATGCCCAAGGTGGTGATTGCCGTGGTTAATGGGTGGGCTGCCGGTGGAGGCCATTCCCTCCACGTGGTTTGCGATTTGACTATTGCGTCGCGCCAAGAGGCCCGGTTCAAACAAACCGATGCGGATGTGGGATCTTTCGATGCCGGTTATGGTTCTGCTTATTTAGCCAAAATGGTAGGGCAGAAATTTGCTCGCGAAATTTTCTTTCTTGGCCGTAGCTATGATGCCGAGACGATGCATCGGATGGGAGCCGTCAATATTGTGGCCGACCATGCTGACTTAGAAGACGAGGCAATAGCAGTAGCTCGCGAAATCAACGGCAAATCCCCTACCGCTCAAAGAATGTTGAAATTCGCGTTTAACCTGGTTGATGATGGGTTGATGGGGCAACAAGTCTTTGCCGGGGAAGCTACTCGCTTGGCTTATATGACCGATGAAGCCTTAGAGGGCCGCGATTCTTTCTTAGAAAAGCGAGAACCCCGCTGGGAGGAATTCCCCTTCTATTACTAG
- a CDS encoding LssY C-terminal domain-containing protein encodes MSEVGHKPGDRGTERVFDQQIRPTLPGAKTDTLFFVLGGIASLWFTVLLLTSSFTWGWMLLLLVPFWIVTAYLTLPRLHRIFTTIYVPDYFFGRSRTSEGMLGDPVNLAAEGTAAQIHAAMSAAGWTLAEDVTFHTSWKIVIASVFRRSYPTAPVSPLFLFGRKQDLAYQQEVEGNPAQRHHVRFWRCPDDWLLPGGRRVGWLAAGTFDTSVGLSFFTFQVTHRIDANIDVERDHIVASLTETHPDLPVDVIEDFSTGYHHRNGGGDLIHTDGDLPVLCLNEIEAPPANDAVTPYQVVRASRGYHITDGPHAQPDPDAADPADTLVSGATVERPQAIKVALGMLICSLAAQTFALIRAIVAGHPTPVAVTGTADFIVPPQFITPVLWGIAAGIAVLALLTVLTYVGYQAPRVLLMFALSALLFIKLLDGTMPNPGEITIHLLITGVNLIALLTLSSDSVRTWSRRGRPTFKDLAELMTSH; translated from the coding sequence ATGAGCGAGGTGGGACATAAACCCGGAGATCGTGGCACAGAGAGGGTATTTGACCAGCAGATTCGCCCTACTTTGCCGGGCGCAAAAACAGATACACTGTTCTTTGTTCTCGGTGGGATAGCTTCTCTCTGGTTTACTGTTTTATTGCTCACATCTTCTTTTACCTGGGGCTGGATGCTGCTCCTGTTAGTCCCTTTCTGGATTGTCACCGCTTACCTCACCTTGCCGCGGCTACACCGTATATTCACCACAATTTACGTCCCTGATTATTTCTTCGGCCGTTCCCGAACCTCAGAAGGAATGCTTGGTGATCCAGTCAATCTGGCTGCAGAAGGAACAGCAGCGCAGATTCACGCCGCTATGAGCGCCGCCGGTTGGACCTTGGCTGAAGATGTCACCTTCCACACCTCATGGAAAATAGTCATCGCCAGTGTGTTCCGCCGCTCCTACCCTACGGCCCCGGTCAGCCCGCTTTTTCTCTTCGGCCGGAAACAAGACTTAGCTTATCAACAAGAGGTTGAAGGTAACCCAGCTCAACGCCACCATGTCCGGTTTTGGCGGTGCCCGGATGACTGGTTGCTGCCCGGCGGACGCCGAGTAGGGTGGCTAGCCGCCGGCACCTTTGACACCTCGGTGGGACTAAGTTTCTTTACCTTCCAAGTAACTCATCGCATTGACGCAAATATCGACGTCGAGCGAGACCACATAGTGGCCTCGCTCACTGAAACGCACCCGGACCTTCCGGTAGATGTGATTGAAGATTTTTCTACCGGCTATCACCACCGCAACGGTGGCGGAGATCTTATTCACACCGACGGTGATTTACCAGTGCTGTGTTTGAACGAAATCGAAGCCCCACCGGCTAATGACGCCGTTACTCCCTATCAGGTGGTTCGGGCGTCTCGCGGATACCACATCACCGATGGCCCTCATGCCCAGCCTGATCCCGATGCAGCTGATCCCGCCGATACCCTTGTTTCTGGAGCCACAGTAGAACGGCCTCAGGCGATAAAAGTAGCGTTGGGAATGTTGATCTGTTCTCTTGCCGCCCAAACCTTTGCCCTAATCCGAGCTATTGTTGCTGGGCATCCCACTCCTGTTGCGGTTACCGGGACAGCAGATTTTATTGTCCCACCACAATTTATTACCCCGGTCCTTTGGGGGATAGCTGCTGGCATTGCGGTGCTCGCACTGTTGACGGTGCTGACTTATGTGGGTTATCAAGCACCTCGGGTACTTCTGATGTTCGCACTAAGCGCGCTTCTTTTCATCAAGCTCCTCGACGGGACCATGCCAAACCCGGGGGAAATCACTATTCATTTACTTATCACTGGAGTTAATCTCATTGCTCTTTTGACTTTATCCTCGGATTCGGTGCGGACCTGGTCACGTCGAGGCCGACCTACGTTCAAAGATCTCGCGGAATTGATGACATCTCATTAA
- the menE gene encoding o-succinylbenzoate--CoA ligase, whose product MTRLLEPLYINPHCPEAVLDDLEQAIAGQRTLLPLPGGHEHHDRSRAMLLRNSQRVGKQIDSDIALVVATSGSTGTPKGALLSPSNLVSSADATHRVLGGEGNWLLAMPAHHIAGIQVLIRSLIAGVQPLCLDLSQGFDIPEFLRSAQELCDSTPGERRYTALTPMQLLKALDSLSGIEALRLFDHILIGGAELRTDVRRSAHNLGINLISTYGSSETSGGCVYDGHPLPGARLKVEAGRIFLGGPMVAHGYRNHPHHEAFAQPGWFATSDGGVIDSSGTLHVHGRLDAVIDSGGLKLHPEVVERQILEHPKVSAACIVGVPDPRLGQRIVGAYQGEATPDEVYEHLCELPRWQIPKELRRVTQLPLTGPGKIDRQAVAGFFC is encoded by the coding sequence GTGACTCGTCTGCTCGAACCTTTATATATCAATCCCCACTGTCCAGAAGCTGTCCTTGATGATTTAGAGCAGGCCATCGCCGGGCAACGCACACTCTTGCCATTACCCGGCGGCCACGAGCATCATGACCGCAGCCGGGCCATGTTACTCCGGAATAGCCAACGCGTAGGTAAGCAGATTGACTCCGATATTGCTCTAGTCGTAGCCACCTCCGGTTCTACGGGCACTCCCAAAGGCGCTTTGCTAAGCCCCAGCAATCTTGTATCGTCCGCCGACGCTACCCACCGAGTCCTCGGTGGAGAAGGCAATTGGCTTTTAGCCATGCCTGCCCATCACATCGCCGGGATTCAAGTCCTGATTCGCAGTCTCATTGCCGGCGTTCAGCCGCTCTGCCTCGATCTTTCTCAAGGGTTCGATATTCCAGAGTTTCTGCGCAGCGCCCAAGAACTGTGTGACTCCACCCCCGGGGAACGGCGCTACACCGCCTTGACCCCGATGCAGTTACTCAAAGCTCTCGATAGTCTTTCCGGGATTGAAGCACTCCGGCTTTTTGATCACATCCTTATTGGAGGAGCAGAGTTAAGGACCGACGTGCGTCGCAGCGCTCACAATCTCGGGATTAACCTCATCAGCACCTATGGTTCCTCGGAAACCTCGGGTGGCTGCGTCTATGACGGGCATCCCCTTCCTGGCGCACGATTAAAAGTAGAGGCAGGCAGAATTTTCTTGGGTGGACCGATGGTTGCCCACGGCTACCGAAATCACCCCCATCACGAAGCTTTTGCCCAGCCTGGCTGGTTTGCCACGTCCGACGGAGGAGTCATTGATTCTTCCGGTACTCTTCACGTTCACGGTCGCTTAGATGCCGTCATTGATTCTGGGGGATTAAAACTGCACCCCGAGGTAGTAGAAAGACAGATTCTGGAACACCCTAAGGTGTCTGCCGCATGCATAGTAGGAGTTCCGGATCCTCGTTTAGGACAAAGAATCGTCGGCGCTTACCAAGGTGAAGCCACCCCCGATGAAGTCTACGAACACCTCTGTGAACTTCCTCGCTGGCAAATTCCCAAGGAGCTACGAAGAGTCACTCAGCTCCCATTGACTGGACCAGGGAAAATTGATCGACAAGCAGTAGCAGGTTTCTTTTGCTAA
- the ccsB gene encoding c-type cytochrome biogenesis protein CcsB: MPVNQSLSTASDFSFVSTFVVYLVALIISLFYYGRIRGIIDARRENGQPQQVREALLVTAGGSGSDTTSSRIDEAKESFHDAPDLAAQEARAEKLGGALQNLVWLGIILHIVAVVLRGLSVSRFPFGNLYEYVLVITAFAMLGAAAILVQRQEWRVIWSWLLTPILGLLFFGGTKLYADAGPVVPALKSFWYPIHVSTVSIGASIGIFSGLASLLYLLRIWQPYGKEHGFMGGIAKPLPSAKTLDFLAYRTAIFALPLFGLGIILGAIWAEQAWGRYWGWDPKETVALITWILYAAYLHARALVGWRKYWVAWINVLALGFMIFNLFFINMVVSGLHSYAGLN, from the coding sequence ATGCCCGTGAACCAATCCTTGTCAACGGCGTCTGATTTCTCTTTTGTTTCCACCTTTGTGGTGTACCTCGTAGCGCTGATAATCTCGTTGTTTTATTATGGCCGGATTCGCGGGATCATTGATGCCCGACGGGAAAATGGTCAACCCCAGCAAGTTCGTGAAGCTTTGCTGGTCACCGCGGGAGGCAGCGGCAGCGATACCACTTCTTCTCGCATTGATGAGGCAAAAGAGAGTTTCCATGATGCTCCAGATCTAGCAGCCCAAGAGGCGCGGGCGGAAAAACTCGGCGGAGCGCTTCAGAACCTAGTGTGGTTAGGAATTATCCTCCACATCGTTGCGGTGGTTCTTCGCGGCCTGTCTGTTTCCCGGTTCCCCTTCGGCAACCTCTATGAATACGTCTTAGTTATCACCGCATTTGCGATGCTAGGTGCGGCAGCTATTTTGGTGCAGCGGCAAGAATGGCGAGTGATCTGGTCGTGGCTTCTCACCCCGATCTTGGGCTTGCTTTTCTTCGGCGGAACTAAACTCTATGCGGACGCGGGTCCGGTCGTCCCCGCCTTAAAATCTTTTTGGTATCCCATCCACGTTTCCACAGTATCTATCGGCGCTTCCATCGGAATCTTCTCCGGTCTTGCGTCGCTCCTATATCTGCTGAGGATCTGGCAGCCCTACGGCAAAGAGCACGGCTTTATGGGTGGTATCGCCAAACCATTGCCCAGCGCTAAAACTCTCGACTTCCTGGCTTACCGCACCGCAATTTTCGCTCTCCCCCTTTTTGGGCTAGGCATTATCCTCGGCGCAATCTGGGCGGAACAGGCTTGGGGCCGCTATTGGGGTTGGGATCCTAAAGAAACCGTCGCTCTCATCACCTGGATCCTCTACGCCGCTTATCTCCACGCCCGCGCTTTAGTTGGCTGGCGTAAATACTGGGTGGCGTGGATCAACGTACTAGCCCTTGGTTTTATGATCTTTAACCTCTTTTTCATCAACATGGTGGTTTCCGGGCTTCATTCCTACGCCGGACTGAACTAA
- a CDS encoding DUF4229 domain-containing protein: MTTQQPPADPDPQLRRKATRAIVLYGLARLLLFIVLTAIIQVVAYLISAPLPLVMSALLALIVAFPLSMLLFPRMRMDATATLAQWKQQRKDQKEWVRRELSQR; the protein is encoded by the coding sequence GTGACTACACAACAACCCCCGGCTGATCCAGATCCGCAGTTACGTCGCAAAGCCACCCGCGCCATTGTGCTTTATGGTTTGGCTCGACTTCTGCTCTTTATTGTGCTCACCGCCATTATTCAAGTGGTGGCCTACCTCATTAGCGCACCATTGCCTTTGGTGATGTCTGCCTTGCTAGCTTTGATTGTGGCTTTCCCCCTGTCTATGTTGCTCTTTCCGAGGATGCGGATGGATGCTACGGCCACTCTTGCTCAGTGGAAGCAACAAAGAAAAGACCAAAAAGAATGGGTGCGACGCGAACTTTCGCAGCGGTAG